Proteins from a genomic interval of Paenibacillus sp. FSL R5-0623:
- a CDS encoding cysteine desulfurase gives MNPSIREQFPILHQEINGHPLVYLDSAATSQKPHAVIEAVKHYYEYENSNVHRGVHTLGSRATDAYEGAREKVAKFINARRTQEIIFTRGTTTALNLVASSYARANCKEGDEIVITQMEHHSNLIPWQQVAKETGATLKYIPLQPDGHIELADVEKTITNNTKIVAIAYVSNVMGLIHPVKQIAEIAHRNGAVIVVDGAQSTPHMKVDVQDLDCDFYALSGHKMCGPTGIGALYGKKALLESMEPIEFGGEMIDDVGLYESNWKELPWKFEGGTPIIAGAVGLGAAIDFLEQIGMDEIAHHESVLAAYATERLAEIDGLTIYGPAKRHVGVVTFNLGDVHPHDVATVLDASGVAIRAGHHCCQPLMRWLEVSSTARASFYLYNNEQDVDRLVSALIQTKEYFGDAT, from the coding sequence ATGAACCCATCCATTCGCGAGCAGTTCCCGATCCTCCACCAGGAAATTAACGGACACCCGCTCGTATATTTAGATAGTGCTGCAACTTCACAAAAGCCTCATGCTGTGATCGAAGCAGTCAAACATTATTATGAGTATGAGAACTCCAACGTACACCGCGGTGTTCATACCCTTGGAAGCCGTGCAACTGACGCCTACGAAGGAGCACGTGAGAAGGTAGCCAAGTTTATCAATGCCCGCCGTACACAGGAGATTATCTTTACCCGCGGGACAACGACAGCCCTGAATCTGGTGGCTTCATCATATGCCCGCGCCAATTGCAAAGAAGGCGATGAAATTGTTATCACGCAAATGGAGCACCATAGTAATCTGATTCCTTGGCAGCAAGTTGCCAAGGAGACAGGTGCAACATTGAAATACATTCCGCTTCAGCCTGACGGTCATATTGAATTGGCTGATGTCGAGAAGACGATTACGAACAATACTAAAATTGTAGCAATCGCTTATGTATCCAATGTTATGGGTCTGATCCATCCGGTGAAACAAATTGCTGAAATTGCACACCGCAATGGTGCTGTCATCGTTGTTGATGGCGCACAAAGCACACCTCACATGAAGGTGGACGTTCAGGATCTGGACTGTGATTTCTATGCATTATCCGGACATAAAATGTGCGGACCAACCGGAATCGGTGCACTCTACGGCAAAAAGGCGCTGCTGGAGTCCATGGAACCCATTGAGTTCGGTGGTGAAATGATTGATGATGTGGGTCTGTACGAATCCAACTGGAAAGAGCTTCCCTGGAAGTTCGAAGGCGGAACCCCAATTATCGCAGGTGCGGTAGGGTTGGGAGCTGCCATTGATTTTCTGGAGCAGATTGGTATGGATGAGATTGCACATCATGAGAGTGTGCTGGCAGCTTATGCAACAGAACGACTGGCTGAGATCGATGGGTTAACTATCTATGGCCCAGCCAAGCGGCATGTGGGTGTCGTTACCTTTAATCTGGGGGATGTTCATCCACATGATGTGGCAACCGTGCTGGATGCGAGTGGCGTAGCCATTCGTGCCGGACACCATTGCTGTCAACCGCTAATGCGCTGGCTTGAAGTTAGCTCAACAGCTCGTGCCAGCTTCTATCTATACAATAACGAACAAGATGTAGATCGGCTTGTCAGCGCCTTAATCCAGACAAAGGAGTATTTTGGCGATGCAACTTGA
- the sufB gene encoding Fe-S cluster assembly protein SufB — protein sequence MAKKAPEMEEYKYGFRDEHKSIFQTGKGLTAEVVTEISKIKNEPDWMLEFRLKSLKQFEKMPMPKWGGDLDGLDFNEIQYYVRASEKQGKTWEEVPSEIKETFDKLGIPEAEQKFLAGVSAQYESEVVYHNMQKELEDQGVIFMDTDTALREHPEILREYFATVIPPADNKFAALNSAVWSGGSFIYVPKGVKCEVPLQAYFRINSENMGQFERTLIIADEDSFVHYVEGCTAPIYSTNSLHSAVVEIICKKNARVRYTTIQNWAPNIYNLVTKRAVAEENATMEWVDGNIGSKLTMKYPAVVLKGRGAKGSVLSIAVAGKNQHQDAGAKMIHLAPDTTSTIVSKSISKHGGKVTYRGLASFGRQAEGAKSNIKCDTLILDNESTSDTIPYNEIMNDNIMLEHEATVSKVSEDQLFYLMSRGLTDAEATQMIIMGFIEPFTKELPMEYAVEMNRLIKFEMEGSIG from the coding sequence ATGGCTAAAAAAGCACCAGAAATGGAAGAGTACAAATATGGTTTTCGCGACGAGCACAAATCCATCTTTCAAACCGGTAAAGGTCTGACTGCAGAAGTGGTTACCGAGATTTCCAAGATTAAGAATGAACCGGATTGGATGTTGGAATTCCGTTTGAAATCCTTGAAACAATTCGAAAAGATGCCAATGCCAAAATGGGGCGGAGATCTCGACGGATTGGATTTCAATGAAATTCAGTATTATGTGCGTGCTTCTGAAAAACAAGGTAAAACATGGGAGGAAGTTCCTTCCGAAATCAAGGAAACCTTTGATAAATTGGGTATCCCTGAAGCAGAGCAAAAGTTCCTTGCAGGTGTATCGGCTCAGTATGAGTCCGAGGTTGTATACCACAACATGCAAAAGGAATTGGAAGACCAAGGTGTAATCTTCATGGATACGGACACGGCTCTCAGAGAGCATCCGGAAATCCTGCGTGAATATTTTGCAACAGTTATTCCGCCAGCAGATAACAAATTTGCTGCATTGAATAGTGCGGTATGGTCCGGAGGAAGCTTCATCTACGTGCCTAAGGGCGTTAAATGTGAAGTGCCTCTGCAAGCCTACTTCCGGATCAACTCCGAGAATATGGGACAATTCGAGCGTACACTCATCATTGCCGACGAAGATAGCTTCGTTCACTATGTAGAGGGCTGTACAGCTCCAATCTACAGCACGAACTCACTGCATAGTGCGGTCGTTGAGATCATCTGTAAGAAAAATGCCCGTGTTCGTTACACAACGATCCAAAACTGGGCACCAAATATCTACAACCTCGTTACAAAACGTGCGGTTGCAGAAGAAAATGCAACAATGGAATGGGTCGATGGTAACATCGGTTCCAAACTGACAATGAAATATCCAGCGGTTGTACTGAAAGGCCGTGGAGCTAAAGGTTCCGTACTCTCCATCGCTGTAGCTGGTAAAAACCAGCATCAGGATGCAGGTGCGAAAATGATCCACTTGGCTCCGGATACAACATCTACGATTGTATCCAAGTCCATCAGTAAACATGGTGGTAAAGTAACGTACCGTGGTTTGGCTTCCTTTGGACGTCAAGCTGAGGGCGCGAAATCCAACATCAAGTGTGATACACTCATTCTCGATAATGAGTCCACATCAGATACAATTCCTTACAATGAAATCATGAATGATAACATCATGCTGGAGCATGAAGCTACAGTATCCAAAGTGTCTGAGGATCAGCTCTTCTACCTGATGAGCCGTGGTCTGACTGATGCGGAAGCAACACAGATGATTATCATGGGCTTCATTGAGCCATTCACGAAGGAATTGCCAATGGAATACGCCGTTGAGATGAATAGATTGATCAAATTTGAAATGGAGGGCTCCATTGGTTAA
- the sufU gene encoding Fe-S cluster assembly sulfur transfer protein SufU, protein MQLDDLYRRVIMDHYKNPRNRGTFDNDAVTVNLNNPTCGDRISLQILLKDGIVQEAKYTGEGCSISMSSASMMTEAVKGKTMEQALDIANRFSSLMKGEEVDFDDYEDLEALSGVNKFPARIKCATLAWNALRKGIDEENKVQ, encoded by the coding sequence ATGCAACTTGATGATCTGTACAGACGTGTTATAATGGACCACTACAAAAACCCGCGTAACCGCGGAACATTTGATAATGACGCTGTCACGGTGAATTTGAACAATCCAACGTGCGGCGACCGGATTTCACTGCAAATTTTGCTGAAAGACGGAATCGTTCAGGAAGCCAAATATACGGGTGAAGGTTGCTCCATCAGCATGTCCTCTGCATCGATGATGACGGAGGCTGTCAAAGGCAAAACGATGGAGCAGGCACTCGATATCGCTAACCGTTTTTCCTCACTGATGAAAGGTGAAGAAGTCGATTTCGACGATTATGAAGATCTCGAAGCCCTATCCGGTGTGAACAAGTTCCCTGCACGCATCAAATGTGCCACTCTGGCCTGGAATGCATTACGCAAAGGGATTGACGAAGAGAACAAAGTACAATAA
- the sufD gene encoding Fe-S cluster assembly protein SufD has translation MTTQTILPVESEALRALSESNNEPGWLTEQRLEALKLASGLALPKLEKQKIERWNVSEYGTYKTSEAISSLTEVPASIKDLVQDQAEGSLVIQRNSGTVYSKVSADLAAKGVIFTDLATAVREHGDLVKQYLNTAVKADEHSLAALHAALWNGGVFLYVPKNVEIEVPLQAVLLTDDASATFAPHVLVVAEANSSVTYVDNYVSGELSAPVFHNGVVEVFAKSGAKVRFASVHQLSVNVTDVSFRRAVLENDASIEWIVGEMNNGDTASNTMTVLKGNGSSSDSKVIAVGSGSQKINYTTEARHFGKNTPSQMITRAVMREEASAIINGITKIEKGATKADGQQTEKVLMLSPKARGDANPILLIDEDDVTAGHAASVGQVNAEQIHYLMSRGINRTDAERLIIYGFLAPVVADIPLEALRTQLQSLIEKKLGQ, from the coding sequence ATGACTACACAAACAATTCTTCCGGTTGAATCTGAAGCGCTTCGCGCCTTGTCGGAAAGCAACAATGAACCCGGCTGGTTGACCGAACAGCGGCTCGAAGCTTTAAAGCTTGCGAGCGGGCTTGCGCTTCCTAAACTGGAAAAACAAAAAATCGAACGCTGGAATGTCAGCGAGTACGGAACATATAAAACAAGTGAAGCTATTTCTTCTTTGACAGAAGTACCTGCTTCTATCAAAGATCTGGTTCAGGATCAAGCTGAAGGCAGTCTGGTTATCCAGCGCAATTCCGGTACGGTATACTCTAAAGTGTCTGCTGATCTGGCAGCAAAAGGAGTTATCTTCACGGATCTGGCTACAGCGGTTCGCGAACATGGCGATCTGGTAAAACAATATCTGAACACAGCGGTGAAAGCCGATGAGCATTCCCTCGCTGCACTGCATGCGGCACTTTGGAATGGCGGGGTCTTCCTGTATGTTCCGAAAAATGTCGAAATCGAAGTACCACTGCAAGCAGTGTTGCTTACGGATGACGCATCTGCAACGTTTGCACCTCACGTGCTTGTGGTTGCAGAAGCAAACAGTTCAGTAACTTATGTTGATAACTATGTATCTGGCGAATTGTCCGCACCTGTTTTCCATAATGGTGTTGTGGAAGTATTCGCAAAATCCGGTGCTAAAGTACGTTTCGCATCGGTTCATCAACTGAGTGTGAATGTAACTGATGTTTCATTCCGTCGTGCAGTATTGGAGAATGATGCTTCCATCGAGTGGATTGTAGGCGAAATGAATAACGGCGATACAGCGAGTAACACGATGACCGTGCTGAAAGGCAATGGATCAAGTTCTGATTCCAAAGTCATCGCTGTAGGTTCCGGTTCGCAGAAAATCAACTACACCACAGAAGCCCGTCACTTCGGCAAGAATACACCAAGTCAGATGATTACACGTGCAGTTATGCGTGAAGAAGCTTCTGCAATCATCAACGGGATCACGAAGATTGAGAAAGGCGCTACCAAAGCCGATGGACAGCAGACAGAGAAAGTGTTGATGCTGAGCCCTAAAGCACGTGGAGACGCCAACCCAATCCTCCTTATTGATGAGGATGATGTAACAGCAGGTCACGCGGCTTCTGTTGGTCAAGTCAATGCCGAGCAGATTCATTACTTGATGTCGCGCGGAATTAACCGTACGGATGCCGAACGCCTGATCATCTATGGCTTCCTGGCTCCGGTGGTGGCGGATATTCCTTTGGAAGCACTGCGCACCCAATTGCAGTCTCTGATTGAGAAGAAGCTGGGACAATGA
- the sufC gene encoding Fe-S cluster assembly ATPase SufC, with amino-acid sequence MATNFVIEGLKATIEGKEILKGINLEMKGGEIHAIMGPNGTGKSTLASALMGHPKYEVTDGTITLDGEDVLDMAVDERARAGLFLAMQYPSEIAGVTNSDFLRSAINARRGEGNEISLIKFIRQMEGKMKELDMNPEFAHRYLNEGFSGGEKKRNEILQMMLLDPKIVVLDEIDSGLDIDALKIVADGVNAMKSEDRGFLIITHYQRLLNYITPDYVHVMMQGRIVKSGGPELAHRLEAEGYDWVKAELGITDETVGQEA; translated from the coding sequence ATGGCTACGAATTTCGTCATTGAAGGTCTGAAAGCGACGATCGAAGGTAAGGAAATCTTGAAAGGCATCAACCTGGAAATGAAAGGTGGAGAAATCCACGCAATCATGGGTCCGAACGGAACAGGTAAATCAACTCTGGCTTCTGCATTGATGGGCCATCCGAAATATGAAGTAACTGACGGTACAATTACACTTGATGGTGAAGATGTATTGGACATGGCTGTAGATGAGCGTGCACGTGCAGGTCTTTTCCTGGCTATGCAATACCCAAGTGAAATTGCAGGTGTTACAAACTCCGACTTCTTGCGTAGTGCAATTAACGCACGTCGTGGCGAAGGTAACGAGATCTCACTGATCAAGTTCATTCGTCAAATGGAAGGTAAAATGAAAGAACTCGACATGAACCCTGAGTTCGCTCACCGTTACCTGAATGAAGGTTTCTCCGGTGGTGAGAAAAAGCGTAACGAGATTCTGCAAATGATGCTGCTTGATCCGAAAATCGTAGTACTTGATGAAATTGACTCCGGTCTGGACATCGATGCTTTGAAAATCGTGGCTGACGGTGTGAACGCTATGAAGAGCGAAGACCGTGGCTTCCTGATCATCACTCACTACCAACGTCTGTTGAACTACATTACGCCTGACTATGTTCACGTAATGATGCAAGGTCGTATCGTGAAATCCGGCGGACCTGAATTGGCTCACCGTCTGGAAGCGGAAGGGTATGACTGGGTAAAGGCAGAGCTGGGAATTACAGACGAAACTGTAGGCCAAGAAGCGTAA